A region of Pseudarthrobacter sp. NIBRBAC000502770 DNA encodes the following proteins:
- a CDS encoding DUF1579 domain-containing protein, protein MTYSQVAGGLGVVQSYRHVEPDGSHFEGHGIFTIDPVHNDVLWYYVDSAGVPLGSATRCTWRDGVLRVERRTAGSWTRHSIEVADGVLTHVTELRSAGQDDGGDTPEAGTDGNESPYRPFMRSEFHRA, encoded by the coding sequence GTGACCTACAGCCAGGTGGCCGGAGGTCTCGGCGTCGTGCAGAGCTACCGGCACGTTGAACCCGACGGCAGCCATTTCGAAGGCCACGGCATCTTCACGATCGATCCGGTCCACAACGATGTGCTGTGGTACTACGTGGACAGCGCCGGCGTTCCGCTCGGCAGCGCCACCCGCTGCACTTGGCGCGACGGTGTCCTCCGCGTTGAACGCCGCACTGCCGGAAGCTGGACGCGCCACTCCATCGAGGTGGCGGACGGTGTCCTGACGCACGTCACCGAACTACGTTCTGCCGGGCAGGACGACGGCGGCGACACCCCGGAGGCTGGAACCGACGGTAATGAATCGCCGTACAGGCCATTCATGCGCTCGGAGTTCCACCGCGCGTGA